The following are encoded together in the Streptomyces rapamycinicus NRRL 5491 genome:
- a CDS encoding CaiB/BaiF CoA transferase family protein has protein sequence MSEQPVAAPLAGIKVVDLSKILAGPYVTMSLADLGADVIKVEHPDGGDPTRGWGPPFNGLDATYYLAANRGKRSVTLDLKSPQGQEAVHRLLATADVVVENFRPGSSLARAFDYKELSARYPRLVLLHISAFGDHGPLRDEPGYDMIAQASAGLMSLTGEPDGPPVKAGYAMGDLAAALFGLIGVSSALVERERTGRGQYVTTSLYESQLALHINWATGYFATGERPERLGSGHPSLVPYQAYPAADGHFVIAVGNDALFRRLCAALRRPQWADDPRFVTNRDRVANRAALNAQLQAVLVDDTVAHWCALLGSEGIPVTPIRHLDEVYDCPQTEALGMVRSVDHPAIGPLRQIAFPVTFRGERPPVRTAPPTLGQHSRDVLAELGYGEAEIASLLDHSNPHSPPRSHQQGA, from the coding sequence GTGTCTGAGCAGCCCGTGGCCGCTCCGCTCGCCGGGATCAAGGTCGTCGATCTGTCGAAGATCCTGGCCGGACCGTATGTGACGATGTCGCTCGCCGACCTCGGCGCCGACGTCATCAAGGTCGAACACCCCGATGGCGGCGATCCCACGCGCGGCTGGGGCCCGCCCTTCAACGGCCTCGACGCGACGTACTACTTGGCCGCCAATCGCGGCAAGCGCTCGGTGACGCTGGATCTGAAGTCGCCGCAGGGCCAGGAGGCCGTCCACCGGCTGCTGGCGACCGCCGACGTGGTCGTGGAGAACTTCCGCCCCGGCAGTTCCCTCGCGCGCGCCTTCGACTACAAGGAGCTGTCCGCCCGCTACCCGCGCCTGGTGCTGCTGCACATCTCGGCGTTCGGCGACCACGGGCCGCTGCGCGACGAGCCCGGCTACGACATGATCGCGCAGGCCTCGGCCGGCCTGATGTCGCTCACGGGCGAGCCGGACGGCCCGCCCGTCAAGGCCGGATACGCGATGGGGGACCTGGCCGCCGCCCTGTTCGGCCTCATCGGGGTGAGCTCCGCACTCGTCGAACGGGAGCGGACGGGACGCGGACAGTACGTCACCACCTCGCTGTACGAGTCCCAGCTGGCCCTGCACATCAACTGGGCCACCGGCTACTTCGCGACCGGGGAACGCCCTGAGCGCCTGGGCTCCGGCCATCCGAGCCTCGTCCCGTACCAGGCCTACCCGGCCGCCGACGGACACTTCGTGATCGCCGTCGGCAACGACGCGCTGTTCCGCCGGCTGTGCGCGGCGCTCCGCCGGCCGCAATGGGCGGACGACCCGCGGTTCGTCACCAACCGCGACCGGGTGGCGAACCGCGCCGCCCTCAACGCCCAGCTCCAGGCCGTCCTGGTCGACGACACCGTGGCCCACTGGTGCGCCCTGCTGGGGAGCGAGGGCATCCCGGTCACCCCCATCCGCCATCTCGACGAGGTCTACGACTGCCCGCAGACCGAGGCGCTGGGCATGGTCCGGAGCGTCGACCACCCCGCCATCGGACCGCTGCGGCAGATCGCCTTCCCCGTCACCTTCCGCGGCGAGCGCCCACCGGTGCGCACGGCCCCGCCCACACTCGGGCAGCACAGCCGCGACGTACTCGCCGAACTCGGCTACGGCGAGGCCGAGATCGCCAGCCTGCTCGACCACTCGAATCCGCACTCACCCCCGCGCTCGCACCAGCAAGGAGCCTGA
- a CDS encoding acyl-CoA dehydrogenase family protein encodes MNHADQDPALRPLLDRILSAEDRARVEPLLTELGELAAGELDRQAALADANPPKLRQYAPDGERVDEIEYHPAHDRVASIAYERFGLAAMSHRPGVHGWPTAIPHTVKYALSYLYVQSEFGMACPLSMTDSAARVLRLFDPERYAGEIAALSSTDHELRATGAMFMTEQQGGTDVGLTRTLATDHGTHWTLTGKKWFASNPAADVILTLARVPGQGAGTRGLGMFLVPRLRPDGSRNAIRVDRLKDKLGSRSIASAEVSLDEAYATPVGELISGFRQMAEMVNVSRLSNAMRATALMRRAVRESVDHTRVREVFGKPLFEQPLMRATLLPMVVDAEAALGLVLEAAARLTEADNGSAAARDLIRVLTPLAKYTLCKRARTVTGEAMEIRGGNGYIEDWVNPRLLRDAHLGSIWEGSSNVIALDVLRCMRRRSAHHTLAGTYGTGRLADRWKALRAKGDRLLELPGEEAEMRIGRYADELARTVMATLLFEQAEYEAGATGNGRTFLVAQAHLALLDDPDALPRTALDHLAELADGGRVPLALVPAADAGYEATEAARV; translated from the coding sequence GTGAACCACGCCGATCAGGATCCCGCGCTGCGCCCGCTGCTCGACCGGATCCTGTCCGCCGAGGACCGCGCCCGAGTGGAGCCGCTGCTCACCGAGCTCGGCGAACTCGCCGCCGGTGAGCTCGACCGGCAGGCCGCGCTCGCCGATGCCAACCCGCCGAAGCTGCGTCAGTACGCCCCGGACGGTGAACGCGTCGACGAGATCGAGTACCATCCGGCGCACGACCGGGTGGCCTCGATCGCGTACGAGCGATTCGGCCTCGCCGCGATGTCACACCGCCCAGGCGTCCACGGCTGGCCCACCGCGATCCCGCACACGGTCAAGTACGCGCTCTCCTATCTGTACGTCCAGTCCGAGTTCGGCATGGCGTGCCCGCTGTCGATGACCGACTCCGCCGCCCGCGTCCTGCGCCTGTTCGACCCGGAGCGGTACGCCGGCGAGATCGCCGCCCTGTCCTCCACCGACCATGAACTCCGCGCCACCGGGGCGATGTTCATGACGGAGCAGCAGGGCGGTACGGACGTGGGTCTCACCCGGACCCTCGCCACCGACCACGGCACGCACTGGACGCTCACGGGCAAGAAGTGGTTCGCCTCCAATCCGGCGGCCGATGTGATCCTCACGCTCGCCCGCGTCCCGGGGCAGGGCGCGGGCACGCGCGGGCTCGGCATGTTCCTCGTCCCGCGGCTGCGCCCGGACGGCAGCCGCAACGCCATCCGCGTCGACCGTCTGAAGGACAAGCTCGGCTCGCGGTCCATCGCGAGCGCCGAGGTCTCCCTCGATGAGGCGTATGCGACCCCGGTCGGCGAACTCATCAGCGGATTCCGCCAGATGGCCGAGATGGTCAATGTCTCCCGCCTCTCCAACGCCATGCGCGCCACCGCCCTGATGCGGCGCGCCGTGCGCGAGTCCGTCGACCACACCCGCGTCCGGGAGGTGTTCGGCAAGCCGCTGTTCGAGCAGCCCCTGATGCGCGCCACCCTGCTGCCGATGGTCGTCGACGCGGAGGCCGCACTCGGCCTCGTGCTGGAAGCGGCCGCCCGGCTGACCGAGGCCGACAACGGGTCCGCGGCCGCCCGGGACCTGATCCGCGTCCTCACCCCACTCGCCAAGTACACCCTGTGCAAGCGCGCCCGCACCGTCACCGGCGAAGCGATGGAGATCCGTGGCGGCAACGGCTACATCGAGGACTGGGTCAACCCGCGCCTGCTGCGCGACGCCCACCTCGGCTCCATCTGGGAGGGGTCGTCGAACGTGATCGCGCTCGACGTGTTGCGCTGCATGCGCCGCCGGAGCGCCCACCACACCCTCGCCGGCACCTACGGGACCGGCCGTCTCGCCGACCGCTGGAAGGCGCTGCGCGCGAAGGGGGACCGGCTCCTGGAGCTCCCTGGGGAGGAAGCGGAGATGAGGATCGGCCGGTACGCCGACGAACTGGCCCGCACCGTCATGGCCACGCTCCTCTTCGAGCAGGCCGAGTACGAGGCGGGGGCGACCGGCAACGGCCGCACGTTCCTGGTCGCCCAGGCCCACCTGGCCCTGCTGGACGACCCGGACGCCCTCCCCCGCACCGCGCTGGACCACCTCGCCGAACTCGCCGACGGCGGCCGGGTGCCCCTCGCCCTGGTCCCCGCGGCCGACGCCGGATACGAGGCGACGGAGGCCGCCCGTGTCTGA